Proteins found in one Paenibacillus dendritiformis genomic segment:
- a CDS encoding cation:proton antiporter translates to MRLDIILMLLIVLTATKLAGDLTVRLGQPSVLGKLIVGIIVGPAVLGWVTNGEIVRDMAEVGVILLMFIAGLETDLEQLKQNWKASVAVALGGIILPFIGGYLGGTALGMDQGQSLFIGLLLCATSVSISVQTLKDLGHLSSREGTTILGAAVVDDVLVVILLAFMLSLLGAGTEQASLGWIVGKKVIFFAGAIAAGIYAVPLLMRWLAPLKVSEAVISAALIICFAFSYAAEQLGVAGIIGAFAAGIAISQTDFKQEVEHRLEPIAYGIFVPVFFVSVGLEVTFAGLGQHVGFMLLFSLLAIATKLFGCMLGARMTGFGRRSAFGIGSGMVSRGEVALIIATAGLEGALFDPVLFTPLVIVIIVTTLVTPPMLKLAFRQGGSRS, encoded by the coding sequence ATGCGCTTGGATATCATCCTGATGCTCCTCATTGTACTGACGGCGACCAAGCTGGCCGGCGACTTGACGGTAAGACTGGGCCAGCCCTCCGTGCTGGGGAAGCTGATCGTCGGCATCATTGTTGGCCCTGCGGTGCTCGGCTGGGTGACCAACGGGGAGATCGTGCGCGACATGGCCGAGGTCGGCGTCATTCTGCTCATGTTCATCGCCGGCCTGGAGACCGATCTCGAGCAGTTGAAGCAGAACTGGAAAGCCTCGGTCGCCGTCGCGCTCGGCGGCATTATTTTGCCCTTCATCGGCGGGTATCTGGGAGGAACCGCCCTCGGGATGGATCAAGGGCAGTCGCTGTTCATCGGGCTGCTGCTGTGCGCCACTTCCGTCAGCATTTCGGTTCAGACGCTGAAGGATCTTGGACATCTCAGCTCCAGGGAAGGAACGACGATTCTCGGAGCCGCCGTCGTCGATGATGTGCTCGTCGTCATCCTGCTGGCCTTCATGCTGAGCCTTCTCGGAGCGGGGACGGAGCAGGCTTCCCTCGGATGGATCGTCGGCAAGAAGGTGATCTTCTTCGCCGGGGCGATTGCCGCAGGCATCTATGCCGTCCCCCTCCTCATGAGATGGCTCGCTCCATTGAAGGTAAGCGAAGCGGTCATCAGCGCGGCGCTCATCATCTGCTTCGCCTTCTCTTATGCGGCGGAGCAATTGGGCGTAGCCGGCATTATCGGGGCATTCGCCGCCGGCATCGCCATCTCGCAGACCGACTTCAAGCAGGAGGTGGAGCACCGGCTGGAGCCGATCGCTTACGGAATTTTCGTGCCGGTCTTCTTCGTGAGCGTCGGATTGGAGGTCACCTTCGCCGGGCTTGGCCAGCATGTTGGATTTATGCTGCTATTTTCGCTTCTCGCGATTGCCACCAAGCTGTTCGGCTGCATGCTGGGGGCGCGCATGACGGGGTTCGGCCGCCGCAGCGCGTTCGGCATCGGGTCGGGGATGGTATCCCGCGGCGAGGTCGCCCTCATCATCGCCACCGCTGGCCTCGAGGGGGCCCTGTTCGACCCCGTCCTGTTCACGCCCCTCGTCATCGTCATCATCGTGACGACGCTCGTCACGCCCCCGATGCTCAAATTGGCCTTTCGGCAGGGCGGAAGCCGCTCCTGA
- a CDS encoding DUF5050 domain-containing protein — MSLLIYEMKKMFVHQKGLLFIGLFFVFSISSLIVFDTPSNQDIEMNSGPYSFYLDQVNGPYSEDTERFFANESKKISDANIALRKAYDNWYDGKISEQEFQAVSARLEQIVQNERGFKLIYDQFAYIREHPDNRYFLYTNGWDGLLANDSLDLLFLALLLVLVTPVFCYEFDSKMDPLILTVQKGTRTQAIVKIGLVSVTVIILCLLISGLRYWFFDLKYGLENGSYPLQSLSYFGTSTKNISLLGTFLSVTACKIFGNLSFSMLIMFVAVCIKKYALTLFACTALILLPYYGFSLESSKYFVPGPLGFMVATGYFRGNEYHHNIFTDQMDAVFREVSGPSWLILFAVTLCLSLGMLIVILVRHMNVWGASHRRHWARPLGLLLILCFGVSGLAGCVPKENADNYDIYNWSSRRAFENEHFRFYVDDTDLNDSRIVFEDKETGETRNLIRNPLQSLTKAEDSIYGNGPLVYYMKYDYDKSQFREAVDRLSIIEVDTSTFNERIVFEKNVNTEKSNFLGLVHADESDLRFFNTVSSFFLDNDSIYFIGQNEIRRVNASTGRSNVIIRFPVLRSAAFDGRNIYYVNEKSEVAKYDTKTDTETVLPDIITEHFELTDTELLFLNRKDQQKIYAMSLSDSAIRKITDKSALDFTCDDQYIFYVNKADLKKYRIDRDGRNDSLLLD, encoded by the coding sequence GTGTCATTATTGATCTATGAGATGAAAAAGATGTTTGTCCATCAAAAGGGCTTATTATTCATCGGCCTGTTTTTCGTCTTCAGCATTTCGTCCCTGATCGTCTTTGACACGCCCTCCAACCAGGATATCGAGATGAACTCCGGGCCGTATTCTTTCTACCTGGATCAAGTCAATGGCCCGTACTCGGAGGACACGGAACGGTTCTTCGCCAACGAATCCAAAAAAATATCCGATGCCAATATCGCGCTGCGCAAAGCATACGATAATTGGTATGACGGGAAGATATCAGAGCAAGAATTTCAGGCGGTATCCGCTCGGCTGGAGCAAATCGTGCAAAATGAACGAGGCTTTAAACTGATTTATGACCAATTTGCCTATATCCGCGAACACCCGGACAACCGGTATTTTCTATACACGAACGGCTGGGACGGGCTGTTAGCGAACGACAGTCTCGATTTATTATTTCTTGCCTTGCTGCTGGTGCTCGTGACTCCGGTATTCTGTTACGAGTTCGACAGCAAGATGGATCCCCTCATCCTCACCGTGCAAAAAGGGACAAGGACTCAGGCCATCGTCAAAATAGGTCTGGTGTCCGTGACCGTTATCATTCTATGCCTGTTGATTTCCGGCTTGCGATACTGGTTTTTCGACCTAAAATATGGCCTGGAGAACGGGAGTTATCCGCTGCAAAGCCTGTCATACTTTGGAACATCGACAAAAAACATCTCGTTACTCGGCACTTTTCTGTCGGTGACGGCATGTAAAATATTCGGCAATCTCAGTTTTTCGATGCTGATCATGTTTGTCGCGGTGTGCATTAAAAAATATGCGCTAACCCTGTTTGCCTGTACCGCCCTGATTCTGCTCCCCTATTACGGATTCAGCCTGGAATCCTCCAAATATTTTGTGCCGGGGCCGCTCGGGTTTATGGTTGCGACCGGTTATTTCCGGGGCAATGAATATCATCATAATATATTTACAGATCAGATGGACGCCGTGTTCCGGGAAGTCTCCGGCCCGTCCTGGCTTATCTTGTTCGCCGTCACGTTGTGCCTCAGCCTCGGGATGTTGATCGTAATCCTGGTCCGGCACATGAATGTATGGGGCGCAAGTCACCGGCGCCATTGGGCGAGGCCGCTTGGTCTTTTGCTTATCCTTTGCTTTGGCGTATCCGGCCTTGCCGGCTGTGTCCCGAAGGAGAACGCGGACAACTATGATATTTACAATTGGTCTTCCCGGCGAGCTTTTGAGAATGAGCATTTTCGGTTTTATGTAGATGATACGGATCTGAATGATAGCCGAATCGTATTCGAGGATAAAGAAACCGGCGAGACAAGAAACTTAATCCGCAACCCGCTGCAATCCTTAACCAAGGCCGAGGATAGTATTTATGGCAACGGTCCTCTTGTCTACTATATGAAATATGATTACGACAAGTCTCAATTTCGGGAAGCTGTTGACAGACTGTCCATTATCGAAGTTGATACCTCGACCTTCAATGAGAGAATTGTGTTTGAAAAGAATGTAAACACGGAAAAAAGCAATTTTTTGGGGCTCGTTCACGCGGATGAGAGCGATTTGCGCTTTTTTAACACGGTAAGCTCTTTCTTTCTGGATAACGATAGCATCTACTTTATTGGCCAGAACGAGATAAGGAGGGTCAATGCTTCCACAGGGCGCTCGAATGTCATCATCCGGTTTCCGGTCTTACGAAGCGCCGCTTTTGACGGCCGCAATATTTATTATGTGAATGAGAAATCCGAGGTGGCGAAGTACGACACGAAGACGGATACGGAAACGGTTCTTCCTGATATTATCACGGAACATTTCGAGTTGACCGACACAGAACTGCTTTTTTTGAATCGCAAGGATCAACAAAAAATCTATGCCATGAGTTTGAGCGATTCGGCAATCCGCAAAATAACGGATAAATCGGCGCTGGATTTTACTTGTGACGATCAATATATTTTCTATGTCAATAAGGCGGATCTGAAAAAATACCGTATAGACCGGGATGGGCGCAATGACTCGCTGCTCTTGGATTAG
- the ruvA gene encoding Holliday junction branch migration protein RuvA translates to MIDFVRGPVVHLEADYVVLEVQGIGYRIYTPNPYAFAKSEAAVTVYTHHHVREDAILLFGFASRQEQKLFRRLIEVSGVGPKVALGILSAGKPDSVVAAIQQENYSFLTKLPGIGKKTAQRIVLDLKDKLDGMGWDTDPGSLFAEVQTIEDDREDGAWGEAREALKALGYKDVELDRVWNGLQHRVHADETVDSLMKKALQLLFTG, encoded by the coding sequence ATGATTGATTTTGTTCGCGGACCGGTGGTCCATTTGGAAGCCGATTATGTCGTATTGGAAGTTCAAGGGATCGGGTATCGCATATATACGCCGAACCCGTACGCGTTTGCGAAGTCGGAAGCGGCCGTAACCGTATATACGCACCATCATGTGCGGGAAGACGCGATTCTGCTGTTCGGATTCGCGTCGCGGCAGGAGCAGAAGCTGTTCCGCCGCCTGATTGAAGTCAGCGGCGTCGGACCGAAGGTGGCGCTCGGCATTTTGAGCGCAGGGAAGCCGGATTCGGTCGTGGCGGCGATTCAGCAGGAGAACTATTCGTTCCTGACGAAGCTGCCCGGAATCGGGAAGAAGACCGCTCAGCGCATCGTGCTTGATTTGAAGGACAAGCTGGACGGCATGGGCTGGGACACGGATCCGGGATCGCTGTTCGCAGAGGTGCAGACGATCGAGGACGATCGGGAAGACGGCGCGTGGGGCGAAGCCCGCGAAGCGCTGAAGGCGCTTGGCTACAAGGATGTCGAGCTGGATCGGGTCTGGAACGGTCTGCAGCATCGCGTGCATGCGGACGAGACGGTCGACTCGCTCATGAAGAAGGCGCTGCAATTGCTGTTCACAGGGTAA
- a CDS encoding YxlC family protein, which produces MNKRNKRKPDISVAAEPARNKPQPPPAEWEADADSLRRLHQAWASLDQASERNTEIPDVEQLQRMLHTRSRRNRSRLWKELLLLWGAACILVGGGLSLAMTDWRAFAGFQAAALLGGVLFCLVKSPIRAAEEGERE; this is translated from the coding sequence ATGAACAAGCGAAATAAGAGGAAGCCGGATATCTCGGTGGCTGCTGAGCCGGCGCGGAACAAGCCGCAGCCGCCGCCCGCGGAATGGGAGGCTGACGCCGACTCGCTGCGAAGGCTGCACCAAGCGTGGGCCAGCCTGGATCAGGCAAGCGAGCGGAATACGGAGATTCCGGATGTGGAACAGCTGCAGCGCATGCTGCACACCCGCTCCCGGCGCAACCGCAGCCGTCTGTGGAAGGAATTGCTTCTGCTCTGGGGAGCGGCCTGCATTCTCGTCGGCGGGGGCTTGTCGCTGGCCATGACAGATTGGCGCGCATTTGCGGGCTTCCAGGCGGCGGCCCTGTTAGGCGGCGTCCTGTTCTGTCTCGTGAAGTCGCCTATTCGCGCTGCGGAGGAAGGTGAACGCGAATGA
- a CDS encoding BofC C-terminal domain-containing protein: MTREHRSHSRFYFRVKQWKQDIRRMKGPIWWLVAIVLFFGALTLGIRMSMEIRQLVYERETPISMETFAMMQDDEFAKLHDSSRLVLNQLLQQDDRKREVIHRQQFICGEREETMGKHASAGIIQLMLNHPDWGATMDDAGRVIMEEQIEELSDRCKDARISLDEDGNLTLYEGPPAEKKVIRTFFQIDIESMESALPPNVLQQLYDGILITDTDEYHSVLSTFSDYAVEASQKVMKPAEEAN, encoded by the coding sequence ATGACTCGAGAACATCGTTCCCATTCCCGGTTCTATTTTCGAGTGAAGCAATGGAAGCAGGATATTCGCCGCATGAAAGGCCCGATCTGGTGGCTAGTCGCTATTGTATTATTTTTTGGTGCCCTGACCTTAGGTATTCGCATGTCGATGGAGATCCGGCAGCTCGTTTATGAGCGAGAGACGCCCATTTCGATGGAAACATTCGCGATGATGCAGGACGATGAATTCGCCAAGCTGCATGATTCATCCCGGCTGGTGCTGAATCAGCTGCTTCAGCAGGACGATCGGAAGCGCGAAGTCATTCACCGCCAGCAATTCATTTGCGGCGAGCGGGAAGAGACGATGGGCAAGCATGCTTCGGCTGGTATCATTCAATTGATGCTGAATCATCCGGATTGGGGCGCCACGATGGATGACGCGGGCCGGGTCATCATGGAGGAACAGATCGAGGAACTGTCCGATCGCTGCAAGGATGCCCGCATCAGTCTCGACGAGGACGGGAATCTGACGCTGTACGAAGGCCCGCCTGCGGAGAAAAAAGTGATTCGGACCTTTTTCCAAATCGATATCGAATCGATGGAGAGCGCGCTTCCGCCGAATGTGCTCCAGCAGCTGTATGACGGTATTCTGATTACGGATACCGACGAATACCACAGCGTGCTGTCCACCTTCAGCGATTATGCGGTGGAAGCCTCGCAGAAAGTGATGAAGCCGGCGGAGGAGGCCAATTGA
- a CDS encoding PLD nuclease N-terminal domain-containing protein, translated as MPENILWPLIAPLIAIQLVLMCVALVSLARSEQANGPKWLWAIIIVLLNIPGTIAYFIMGRKDAA; from the coding sequence ATGCCGGAAAACATACTATGGCCGCTGATTGCGCCCCTGATTGCGATCCAGCTCGTATTGATGTGCGTAGCCTTGGTTTCCCTGGCCCGATCGGAGCAGGCGAACGGCCCGAAATGGCTGTGGGCGATCATTATTGTCCTGTTGAATATCCCGGGGACAATCGCTTATTTCATCATGGGAAGGAAAGATGCGGCATGA
- a CDS encoding ABC transporter permease gives MRRWHVLARKEWLEMVRSYKLLWVPLVFVMLGISQPLVMKFLPDILAWSGSMPQGMNMAFPELQPGEIMAQMLNQFGTVGLLVLVLSQMSSISGEIHSGTAGAVLVRPVAYGAFVASKWLAAATLTLVSFLCGYGAGWYYTVQLFGHVPVAEGMAAGGSYALWMLFASSVTLLMSSWLRSGAASAGLTLALVLLLSLVQSWRVPGARYLPSALPVDAVAQLVPGARAESFDGAIAVAIVLSIGCAVLAAVLLHHRNSLLPDGC, from the coding sequence ATGAGGCGATGGCATGTGCTTGCACGCAAAGAATGGCTGGAAATGGTCCGCAGCTACAAATTGCTCTGGGTGCCGCTGGTCTTCGTGATGCTTGGCATCAGCCAGCCGCTCGTGATGAAGTTCCTGCCCGATATTCTGGCTTGGTCGGGAAGCATGCCGCAAGGAATGAATATGGCCTTCCCGGAGCTCCAGCCGGGAGAGATTATGGCGCAGATGCTGAACCAGTTCGGAACCGTAGGTCTTCTCGTTCTCGTATTGTCGCAGATGTCGTCCATATCGGGCGAGATCCATAGCGGCACCGCCGGTGCCGTCCTGGTCCGTCCGGTTGCTTACGGAGCTTTTGTCGCTTCGAAATGGTTGGCGGCCGCAACGCTGACCCTGGTGTCCTTCCTGTGCGGATACGGGGCGGGCTGGTACTATACTGTGCAGCTGTTCGGCCATGTGCCTGTCGCAGAGGGCATGGCAGCCGGAGGCAGCTATGCCCTGTGGATGCTCTTCGCCAGCAGCGTCACGCTCTTGATGAGCAGCTGGCTGCGCAGCGGGGCGGCGTCGGCGGGCCTGACTCTGGCGCTTGTGTTGCTCTTGTCGCTTGTCCAGAGCTGGCGCGTTCCAGGCGCCCGCTACTTGCCTTCGGCTCTGCCCGTTGATGCGGTCGCGCAGCTGGTGCCGGGCGCCCGGGCCGAATCGTTCGACGGCGCGATCGCCGTTGCCATCGTCCTCAGCATCGGGTGCGCGGTCTTGGCTGCCGTCCTGCTGCATCACCGGAACAGCCTTCTCCCGGATGGATGTTGA
- the ruvB gene encoding Holliday junction branch migration DNA helicase RuvB: MEERIISANYMMEDQAVELSLRPRYLSEYIGQNQVKDNLKIFIEAAKMRKEALDHVLLYGPPGLGKTTLSNIIANEMGVNIRTTSGPAIERPGDLAALLTNLQEGDVLFIDEIHRLHRTVEEVLYPAMEDFALDIIIGKGPSARSVRLDLPRFTLIGATTRAGLLSAPLRDRFGVVSRLEYYNKDELSFIVSRAADILDVQITGEASDEIAIRSRGTPRIANRLLKRVRDFAQVRGDGIITPALAGEALRLIQVDALGLDAIDHKMLQAMISHFRGGPVGLDTIAATIGEESQTIEDVYEPYLLQIGFLQRTPRGRMVTNQAYHHLGLPIPEK; encoded by the coding sequence ATGGAAGAACGCATCATTTCAGCCAATTATATGATGGAGGATCAGGCGGTCGAGTTGAGCCTGCGTCCGCGTTATTTGTCTGAATACATAGGGCAGAACCAGGTGAAGGACAATCTGAAAATATTCATCGAAGCGGCCAAAATGCGCAAGGAAGCGCTCGATCACGTGCTGTTGTACGGTCCGCCCGGATTGGGAAAGACGACGCTGTCCAACATTATTGCGAACGAGATGGGTGTCAACATCCGCACGACTTCCGGTCCGGCCATCGAGCGGCCGGGCGACTTGGCGGCCTTGCTGACCAATCTGCAGGAAGGCGATGTGTTGTTCATCGATGAGATCCACCGCCTTCACCGGACGGTGGAGGAAGTGCTGTATCCGGCGATGGAGGATTTCGCGCTGGACATCATTATCGGCAAAGGCCCGAGCGCGCGCTCCGTTCGCCTCGATCTGCCCCGGTTCACTCTTATCGGGGCGACGACGCGGGCAGGCCTGCTCTCGGCGCCGCTTCGCGATCGCTTCGGCGTCGTCAGCCGGCTGGAGTATTACAACAAGGATGAGCTTAGCTTCATCGTGAGCCGCGCCGCCGATATTTTGGACGTCCAGATTACAGGCGAGGCCAGCGACGAGATCGCGATCCGCTCGCGGGGCACTCCGCGGATTGCGAACCGGCTCTTGAAGCGGGTTCGCGACTTCGCTCAAGTGCGCGGCGACGGGATTATTACGCCCGCATTGGCAGGGGAAGCGCTGCGCTTGATCCAGGTCGATGCCCTTGGCCTCGACGCGATCGATCACAAGATGCTTCAGGCAATGATCTCCCATTTCCGCGGTGGTCCGGTCGGACTGGATACGATTGCCGCGACGATTGGGGAGGAGAGCCAGACGATCGAAGATGTATATGAACCATATCTGCTGCAGATCGGATTTTTGCAGCGGACGCCCCGAGGGCGCATGGTTACCAATCAGGCTTACCACCATCTAGGATTGCCAATTCCAGAGAAATAA
- a CDS encoding alpha/beta hydrolase, with the protein MKTFIFEAENPLGNIVIFGGYDSFIEEFYLAVKELVKSGYTIYLFEGPGQGETLKKGLTFEPHWEKPVSGILDYFELEDVCLLGVSWGGYLALRAAAFERRIAKAVAYDVLYDGFDCS; encoded by the coding sequence ATGAAAACGTTTATTTTTGAAGCGGAAAACCCGCTGGGGAACATCGTTATATTTGGCGGATACGATTCCTTCATCGAAGAATTCTATTTGGCGGTAAAGGAACTTGTGAAGAGCGGGTATACTATTTACCTTTTCGAAGGGCCGGGACAAGGCGAAACGCTAAAAAAGGGACTCACCTTTGAACCGCATTGGGAAAAGCCGGTGAGCGGGATATTGGATTATTTCGAGCTGGAGGATGTATGCTTGCTTGGCGTGTCATGGGGCGGCTATTTGGCGCTTCGCGCCGCGGCTTTTGAGCGGAGAATTGCGAAAGCGGTTGCCTACGATGTGCTTTATGACGGGTTTGACTGTTCTTAA
- a CDS encoding ABC transporter ATP-binding protein: MNAIQLHQLTKRYGEHTAVQDVTVSIRKHCCTALLGPNGAGKTTTLHMLAGLIRPTSGEVRLLQEDGTAAAGDLRQWVGFLSQTPSFYGWMSGSEWLVYHAELCGMPRKQARSAASQWLDKVGLADAGRRRISGYSGGMKQRLGIAQAMIGSPKLVILDEPVSALDPIGRREVMTLLQEIAGETTVLFSTHILSDAEELCDDLIMMNKGCIVMQGQWEQLRSGAERPRLTVEVEPHPAALDWLRRWAGKAVVEHSRIARGRAEFTVRSIDEARRTILTEAADMDIPLLRLECGVTSLEDMFMEAMIS, encoded by the coding sequence ATGAATGCGATACAACTTCATCAGTTGACGAAGCGATACGGGGAGCATACCGCTGTCCAGGACGTGACGGTCAGCATACGCAAGCATTGCTGCACGGCTCTGCTCGGGCCGAACGGAGCCGGAAAGACGACGACGCTCCATATGCTCGCCGGGTTAATCCGGCCGACATCCGGCGAAGTGCGGCTGCTGCAAGAAGACGGGACGGCCGCGGCGGGAGATTTGCGGCAATGGGTAGGCTTTCTGTCCCAGACGCCGTCCTTCTACGGTTGGATGAGCGGAAGCGAGTGGCTCGTCTATCATGCCGAGCTGTGCGGCATGCCCCGCAAGCAAGCGCGGTCGGCGGCGTCGCAATGGCTGGACAAGGTCGGGCTCGCCGATGCGGGCCGACGCCGAATCAGCGGCTACTCGGGAGGGATGAAGCAGCGGCTCGGCATTGCCCAGGCGATGATCGGTAGCCCGAAGCTGGTCATTCTGGACGAGCCGGTATCGGCGCTGGATCCGATTGGCCGGAGAGAGGTGATGACGTTGCTTCAGGAGATAGCGGGCGAGACTACTGTGCTTTTCTCCACTCACATATTGTCCGATGCCGAGGAATTATGCGACGATCTGATCATGATGAACAAGGGCTGCATCGTCATGCAAGGGCAATGGGAGCAATTGCGAAGCGGAGCGGAACGGCCCAGGTTGACCGTCGAGGTCGAGCCGCATCCTGCCGCGCTTGATTGGCTGCGGCGCTGGGCAGGGAAGGCGGTAGTGGAGCACAGCCGTATTGCCCGGGGGCGGGCGGAATTCACGGTGCGCAGCATAGACGAGGCGCGCCGCACGATACTGACGGAGGCGGCGGACATGGATATTCCACTTCTCCGGTTGGAATGCGGCGTAACGAGTCTGGAAGACATGTTCATGGAGGCGATGATCTCATGA
- a CDS encoding sigmaY antisigma factor component, translating into MKPHYTVDEVPWWVWVLIAVILLVQGTWLFLDARKRGKYPWFWGIWGFTGTPTPFLCYLLFVVKPWRKKNKRDHLGS; encoded by the coding sequence ATGAAACCGCATTACACAGTCGACGAAGTTCCGTGGTGGGTGTGGGTCCTCATTGCAGTCATCCTCCTTGTGCAAGGCACATGGCTGTTCCTGGATGCCCGCAAGCGGGGAAAATATCCGTGGTTCTGGGGAATCTGGGGCTTCACAGGCACGCCGACGCCCTTCTTGTGCTACTTGTTGTTCGTGGTGAAGCCTTGGCGGAAGAAGAACAAGCGGGATCATCTGGGCAGTTGA
- a CDS encoding TetR/AcrR family transcriptional regulator, with product MSRTKKPPEERRQQLLDIGIELFLHNGVAGVSVQDIVREAGVATGLFYYYFKSKEVFLDEAVESYVVGQIQQYQALLQCEELTRLGRLQRLVDEFVTSMDQTAQVIRENAVTGPQHRMIVEAMLHKLSPELEAFIRRGCDEGIFHVLHHAVTAQFLLHGLAGVFHMGRNEDAHQTRQAEMERLISGALGISQGGSR from the coding sequence ATGTCAAGGACGAAAAAACCGCCGGAAGAACGGCGTCAACAACTTTTGGATATCGGGATTGAATTGTTTTTGCACAATGGAGTTGCAGGCGTATCGGTGCAAGATATTGTGCGGGAAGCCGGAGTTGCGACAGGGCTTTTCTATTACTATTTCAAGTCGAAAGAGGTTTTCCTGGATGAGGCTGTGGAAAGCTATGTCGTGGGGCAAATACAGCAATATCAAGCCCTGCTGCAATGCGAAGAATTGACGCGGCTTGGGCGGCTTCAACGGCTTGTGGACGAATTTGTCACCTCCATGGATCAAACGGCGCAGGTCATCCGTGAGAATGCGGTCACAGGCCCGCAGCATCGCATGATTGTGGAGGCTATGCTGCACAAACTATCCCCGGAGCTGGAAGCGTTCATTCGGCGAGGATGCGATGAGGGGATTTTCCATGTGTTGCATCATGCCGTCACGGCGCAATTTCTGCTTCATGGGCTAGCGGGGGTATTCCACATGGGGAGGAATGAGGATGCCCATCAGACTCGTCAAGCGGAAATGGAACGGCTGATTTCTGGGGCGTTAGGCATCAGCCAAGGGGGGAGCAGGTAA
- the sigY gene encoding RNA polymerase sigma factor SigY produces MDQEQEWIRRAVRGDTDALAHLLHKHYSFLHKYMLKLTMNPSVAEDVVQDTMVRCLEKIHTYNGKMKFSSWLIMIGSRLYIDMLRRRKVEQRWQEAEQKQAARQLRYYMESTDVEWSHLLEQLGTLTVEQRAPIVLKHYYGYSVTEIASMLNVNEGTVKSRIHYGLEKLRKEWNQDEQAK; encoded by the coding sequence GTGGATCAGGAGCAGGAATGGATTCGGCGAGCCGTCCGCGGCGATACCGATGCGTTGGCCCATTTATTGCATAAGCATTATTCCTTTTTACACAAATATATGCTGAAGCTGACGATGAACCCGAGCGTAGCGGAAGACGTCGTGCAGGACACGATGGTGCGCTGCCTCGAGAAAATACACACGTATAACGGGAAAATGAAATTTTCATCGTGGCTCATCATGATTGGCTCGCGGCTGTACATCGACATGCTGCGAAGGAGAAAGGTGGAACAGCGCTGGCAGGAAGCGGAGCAGAAGCAGGCGGCCCGCCAGCTTCGCTACTATATGGAATCAACCGATGTCGAATGGTCTCATCTGCTCGAACAGTTGGGAACGCTCACGGTCGAGCAGCGCGCCCCGATTGTGCTTAAGCATTATTACGGCTATTCGGTGACGGAGATCGCAAGCATGTTGAACGTGAATGAGGGTACCGTGAAGTCCCGTATCCATTACGGATTGGAAAAGCTGCGGAAGGAGTGGAACCAGGATGAACAAGCGAAATAA
- the ruvC gene encoding crossover junction endodeoxyribonuclease RuvC — protein sequence MRILGIDPGIAIVGFGFVDKIGNKVIPVQYGCIQTDSATAPEIRLLQVFEAAEELLDRYKPDAMAIEKLFFNRNVTNAFSVGQARGVVILAAAKRGIPIGEYTPMQVKQAVVGYGNAEKRQVQEMVRLLLKLKAIPKPDDVADALAVALCHAHSSGLHDKLNGVLRP from the coding sequence TTGCGAATATTAGGAATTGACCCGGGCATTGCCATTGTCGGCTTCGGATTTGTGGATAAAATCGGCAACAAGGTCATTCCCGTGCAATATGGCTGTATTCAGACCGATTCGGCCACCGCTCCGGAGATCCGGCTGCTGCAAGTGTTTGAAGCAGCGGAGGAATTGCTGGATCGCTATAAGCCGGATGCGATGGCGATTGAGAAGTTGTTCTTCAACCGCAACGTGACGAATGCCTTCAGCGTGGGACAAGCCCGCGGCGTCGTCATTCTCGCGGCCGCGAAGCGGGGCATTCCGATCGGGGAGTACACCCCGATGCAGGTGAAGCAGGCGGTTGTCGGTTACGGCAACGCCGAGAAGAGACAGGTGCAGGAGATGGTGCGGCTGCTGCTGAAGCTGAAGGCGATACCGAAGCCGGATGATGTGGCGGACGCCTTGGCCGTGGCGCTATGCCATGCGCATTCCAGCGGATTACATGACAAATTGAACGGAGTATTGCGTCCATGA